From Pseudomonas sp. G.S.17, the proteins below share one genomic window:
- a CDS encoding MFS transporter encodes MTEPDSPSRRGFFLVACALLITMIGTTLPTPLYVYYQQQMGFGETWVTLIFAIYALGVIAALLAVGSWSDQIGRRPMLFAGLLMGAISAAIFLFCDSIGGLLLGRLFSGFSAGIMTGTATVAIIELAPKSWSKRATLIATAANMFGLGLGPLLAGLTSQYLPQPLHLVFWLHLGCLALAMLGIALAQETVERPPVPRLRVMRPSIPPGVRAMFIPAAIAGMAGFSVAGLFTSMVPSIMRQVMGQSDGVVIGAVVGSFFAASVLGQAALQWLPARLHMTTGCAGLILGMATLGLSISTEQLSLLMIAGALAGIGQGMVFRAGMGAVTAASPAHHKAAVSSALFVVFYFSMSLPVIAVGVSVPVFGLRHVGELFSAIVAVVAVLAMLSMKRAQAVAAA; translated from the coding sequence ATGACCGAGCCTGATTCACCTTCGCGCAGAGGCTTCTTTCTGGTTGCCTGCGCCTTGCTGATCACCATGATCGGCACCACGTTGCCCACGCCGCTTTACGTGTATTACCAGCAGCAAATGGGCTTCGGCGAAACCTGGGTCACCTTGATTTTTGCCATCTATGCGTTGGGCGTTATCGCTGCGTTGCTGGCGGTTGGCAGTTGGTCGGACCAGATAGGTCGGCGGCCGATGTTGTTCGCGGGCCTGCTGATGGGCGCGATCAGCGCGGCGATTTTCCTGTTCTGCGATTCCATTGGCGGATTGCTGCTGGGGCGGCTGTTTTCCGGGTTTTCTGCCGGGATCATGACCGGCACCGCCACTGTGGCGATTATTGAACTGGCGCCGAAAAGCTGGAGCAAACGTGCAACGTTGATTGCCACCGCAGCCAATATGTTCGGCCTTGGTCTGGGCCCATTGCTGGCCGGGCTGACGTCGCAGTACCTGCCGCAGCCGTTGCATCTGGTGTTCTGGTTACATCTGGGATGTCTGGCGCTTGCGATGCTGGGCATCGCGTTGGCTCAGGAAACCGTCGAGCGTCCGCCCGTGCCACGCTTGCGGGTCATGCGTCCGTCGATTCCGCCGGGGGTACGCGCGATGTTCATTCCGGCAGCGATTGCCGGGATGGCTGGATTCAGCGTTGCCGGGCTGTTCACCAGCATGGTGCCGTCGATCATGCGCCAGGTAATGGGCCAGTCTGATGGCGTGGTGATTGGCGCGGTGGTCGGCTCGTTTTTCGCTGCCTCGGTATTGGGCCAGGCCGCATTGCAGTGGTTGCCTGCGCGCTTGCACATGACCACCGGCTGCGCCGGGCTGATCCTGGGCATGGCGACCCTGGGCTTGAGCATTTCTACCGAACAATTAAGTTTGCTGATGATTGCAGGCGCGCTGGCCGGGATTGGCCAAGGCATGGTGTTCCGCGCCGGCATGGGCGCAGTGACTGCGGCGAGCCCCGCGCACCACAAGGCTGCGGTCAGTTCGGCATTGTTTGTGGTGTTTTATTTCTCCATGTCGCTGCCGGTCATCGCGGTCGGCGTCAGCGTCCCGGTGTTTGGCCTGCGGCATGTCGGCGAGTTGTTCAGCGCCATTGTTGCGGTGGTTGCAGTTTTGGCAATGCTGAGCATGAAGCGGGCCCAGGCGGTTGCGGCTGCCTGA
- a CDS encoding type 1 glutamine amidotransferase domain-containing protein, with the protein MKILMVLTSHDQLGDTGKKTGFWLEEFAAPYFIFKDAGAQLTLASPKGGQPPLDPKSDEPDAQTEATERFRKDPNAQAALSSTLLLQDVRASDFDAVFYPGGHGPLWDLAEDSNSIALIEAFQSAGKPVAAVCHAPGVLRHVKGADGEPLVKGKRVTGFTNTEEDAVGLTDVVPFLVEDMLKANGGDYSKAGDWASYVVEDGLLITGQNPSSSEATAQALLQRL; encoded by the coding sequence ATGAAAATTCTGATGGTTCTCACCTCCCACGACCAGTTGGGCGATACCGGCAAGAAAACCGGCTTTTGGCTGGAAGAATTCGCGGCACCGTATTTCATCTTCAAGGATGCAGGCGCGCAACTGACCCTCGCCTCACCCAAAGGTGGTCAGCCGCCCCTTGATCCGAAAAGCGATGAGCCGGACGCGCAAACTGAAGCCACCGAACGCTTCCGCAAAGATCCCAACGCCCAGGCCGCACTGTCCAGCACCTTGTTGCTGCAAGACGTCAGAGCCAGTGACTTTGATGCGGTGTTCTACCCCGGCGGCCATGGTCCACTGTGGGATCTGGCTGAAGACTCTAATTCCATCGCGCTGATCGAAGCCTTCCAGTCCGCAGGCAAGCCAGTCGCTGCCGTCTGCCACGCCCCCGGCGTACTGCGCCACGTAAAAGGCGCCGACGGTGAGCCGCTGGTCAAAGGCAAGCGCGTCACCGGCTTTACCAATACCGAAGAAGACGCCGTCGGCTTGACCGATGTCGTGCCGTTTCTGGTGGAAGACATGCTCAAGGCCAACGGCGGCGACTATTCCAAGGCCGGGGATTGGGCCAGCTATGTCGTTGAAGATGGCCTGCTGATCACCGGGCAGAACCCGTCATCTTCAGAGGCAACTGCGCAGGCGTTGTTGCAGCGTTTGTAA
- a CDS encoding DUF2946 domain-containing protein yields the protein MNVPAIHRLLNARHQPSATGTRGVEKLRTGLIKRRAGAASRHGIGAWLGIFAMLMIFVGPLISQGASMVHGTGAPMAHDMACDDMPGMAQVAKPVSPGGHHDLVIWEKCGYCTLLFQHPPLTESNLIVAPLGIVPATFLATSFTPQQVRAPVFPGARSRAPPISSR from the coding sequence ATGAACGTCCCTGCCATCCACCGATTGCTCAATGCCAGGCATCAGCCCTCCGCAACGGGCACGCGTGGCGTTGAAAAACTGCGCACGGGATTGATCAAGCGCCGCGCAGGCGCGGCCAGTCGGCACGGTATCGGCGCCTGGCTGGGCATATTCGCCATGCTGATGATCTTCGTCGGCCCGCTGATTTCCCAAGGCGCGAGCATGGTTCATGGCACGGGCGCGCCGATGGCCCACGACATGGCCTGCGACGACATGCCAGGCATGGCGCAGGTTGCAAAGCCTGTCTCGCCGGGCGGCCATCACGATCTGGTCATCTGGGAAAAATGCGGCTATTGCACGCTGCTGTTCCAGCATCCACCGCTCACCGAATCCAACCTGATTGTCGCGCCGCTGGGCATCGTGCCGGCGACGTTCCTGGCAACCTCGTTTACCCCGCAGCAAGTCCGCGCACCGGTGTTTCCCGGCGCTCGGAGCCGGGCGCCGCCGATCTCCTCCCGCTGA
- a CDS encoding Rrf2 family transcriptional regulator: MALYSAGVEYGIHCLLFLLDDRGDSREASVRDLAELQGVPHEYLAKVFTKLARAKLVVATEGVRGGFKLARPSDEITLLDIVTAIDGKKSIFECRDIRGRCAVFDGQPPAWATEGTCGIHGAMLVAQKRMEEALAQQTILDLGRRFGRKAPPVFFSQVDGWMNERREHKSASSDEQQAIALVDISE, translated from the coding sequence ATGGCGCTTTACAGTGCAGGAGTCGAGTACGGCATCCATTGCCTCTTGTTTTTGCTTGATGATCGCGGCGACAGTCGGGAGGCCAGCGTGCGTGACCTGGCCGAGCTGCAAGGTGTGCCCCACGAATACCTGGCGAAGGTGTTCACCAAGCTGGCGAGGGCGAAACTGGTGGTCGCCACCGAAGGCGTGCGCGGTGGTTTCAAACTGGCGCGTCCGTCTGACGAAATCACCCTGCTGGATATCGTCACGGCCATCGACGGCAAGAAATCCATTTTTGAATGTCGCGACATTCGTGGCCGTTGCGCGGTGTTCGATGGACAGCCGCCAGCCTGGGCCACAGAGGGGACTTGCGGCATTCATGGCGCGATGCTGGTCGCGCAAAAACGCATGGAAGAAGCCCTGGCGCAGCAGACCATTCTTGATCTGGGCCGACGGTTCGGACGCAAGGCGCCGCCGGTATTTTTCAGCCAGGTCGATGGCTGGATGAATGAGCGCCGGGAACACAAAAGTGCCAGTAGCGATGAGCAGCAAGCCATTGCGCTGGTCGATATTTCCGAGTGA